A section of the Enterococcus montenegrensis genome encodes:
- a CDS encoding helix-turn-helix domain-containing protein has product MRHRRADMDQAHLIKKLRTERGYTQKQLCEGISSRTTLSSFENRGTELSSGILFQYLDRMNLRVEEYQLLLEDQEISAKRRLADQFVKEYYTGAFTPSLQAEIWQAYLESHDFYFYILWFETKTILAYKNNHFDAKKYEAEITKICDYLFKVEVWQHFELTTFMNLMFAFSDEMILALFDSSKETLTKNATNPYYTSLMTTFFINGIILGFQRKNDHILVQFLSGLQAVAKKPKYMYAKMMATYFEKLLQARNAKKAATVDFTEFYAGLNVFGMSEKAQELQEFYEEIIGENS; this is encoded by the coding sequence ATGCGTCACAGAAGAGCAGATATGGACCAAGCACACTTAATCAAAAAATTACGCACCGAAAGAGGCTATACGCAAAAGCAACTTTGCGAAGGAATTAGTTCCCGCACGACGCTTTCTTCCTTTGAAAATCGCGGAACTGAGCTTTCAAGCGGCATTTTGTTTCAATATTTAGACCGGATGAATTTGCGAGTCGAGGAATACCAGCTGCTTTTAGAGGACCAGGAAATTTCTGCTAAAAGGCGATTGGCCGATCAATTTGTCAAAGAATACTATACCGGCGCTTTCACTCCCAGCTTACAAGCAGAGATTTGGCAAGCTTATTTAGAAAGTCACGATTTCTATTTTTATATTTTGTGGTTTGAAACAAAAACGATTTTAGCTTATAAAAATAATCACTTTGACGCTAAAAAATATGAAGCAGAAATTACTAAAATTTGTGACTATTTATTTAAAGTGGAAGTTTGGCAACACTTTGAGCTGACGACGTTTATGAATTTAATGTTCGCTTTTTCAGATGAAATGATTTTAGCTCTTTTTGACAGCTCCAAAGAAACCTTGACTAAAAATGCCACCAACCCTTACTACACTTCCCTGATGACGACTTTTTTTATTAATGGCATTATCCTTGGTTTCCAACGAAAAAATGATCACATTTTAGTACAATTTTTATCCGGCTTACAGGCTGTCGCAAAAAAACCAAAATACATGTACGCCAAAATGATGGCCACTTATTTTGAAAAACTACTGCAAGCCCGCAATGCAAAAAAAGCGGCAACAGTCGATTTTACTGAATTTTACGCTGGACTAAACGTATTTGGTATGAGTGAAAAAGCCCAAGAATTACAAGAATTTTATGAAGAAATCATCGGAGAAAACAGCTAA
- a CDS encoding GH92 family glycosyl hydrolase gives MIETIDTRHGTANQHSFSNGNCLPYTGVPFGMNYFAAQTNDAHGSWWFHPEDHTFQGYRITHQPSPWMGDFSHVLFTPISGELSDISLFHAQSSYRPKEAIFRPYELSIRQLRYNISSTVIPSMYGGILAVNYEKDQNGLMLTLPGAKEITQISDHELHVSVVNFSGAEDDDFTFYLSLHFENPIHNLKQVDGEKTFVLLDFGNVKKQTLHLGTSFISFSQANLNRTREQAMSVADFRSASQSAWEDYFDRVQVEHTNSEHTKTFYHNLYRIFLFPQTFYELNENGEKIHYDTYNKAVKPGILYTNNGFWDTYKTVYPFYSLVAKEKYEEMLEGFLTSYEETGFLPKWLSPDERGLMPGTLIDAVVADAAVKGIRKDLMPRLLEAMKKGATVQSDKSNYGRQGTLDYLKYGYVPSNYHESVNHTLDYAYSDFCISQVAKTLGDDKTATYYSQQALNYQNIFDEKTGFMRAKDTNGDFCADFSSIRWGKDYAEGSTWQSSFAVYQDFQGLINQMGGRKAFMEKLIELCNQAPDFDVKGYGFEIHEMSEMAAIEFGQLAISNQPSFHYPYLFSYLGKPEMAQPLIKSLLTECFTAAVDGYPGDEDNGSMAGWYIFNSLGFYPVSPGTGEYVIGMPLVKKATLKLSSGNTLTINATPNHPQQLFVQETTRNQNLQEKLFFTHEELAAGGNIDFKLGIVPNPKEHTPDKLPFSLSAAK, from the coding sequence ATGATTGAAACAATCGACACACGCCACGGTACTGCAAATCAACACAGCTTTTCAAATGGAAACTGCCTGCCTTACACCGGCGTACCTTTTGGGATGAACTATTTTGCAGCCCAAACAAATGACGCCCATGGCAGCTGGTGGTTCCACCCTGAAGATCACACCTTCCAAGGTTATCGCATCACACATCAACCAAGTCCGTGGATGGGAGATTTCTCCCACGTTCTTTTTACGCCAATTAGTGGTGAATTATCTGATATTTCGTTATTCCATGCGCAAAGCTCTTATCGGCCTAAAGAAGCTATTTTCCGCCCTTATGAACTTTCAATTCGGCAATTACGTTACAACATCTCCTCCACTGTAATTCCCAGCATGTATGGCGGTATTCTGGCAGTAAACTATGAAAAAGACCAAAATGGCTTAATGTTAACATTGCCTGGCGCAAAAGAGATCACCCAGATTAGCGACCATGAATTACACGTCAGTGTCGTGAATTTTTCTGGTGCAGAAGACGATGACTTCACGTTTTATCTGTCTTTGCATTTTGAAAACCCAATTCACAATTTGAAACAAGTAGATGGGGAAAAAACTTTTGTATTGTTAGATTTTGGTAACGTGAAAAAGCAAACGCTTCATTTAGGCACCTCATTTATCAGCTTTTCCCAAGCCAACTTAAATCGCACCCGGGAACAAGCTATGAGCGTAGCTGATTTTCGTAGCGCCAGTCAAAGTGCTTGGGAAGACTATTTTGACCGCGTTCAAGTAGAACATACAAATTCTGAACATACGAAAACTTTTTATCACAATTTGTATCGTATTTTCTTATTCCCGCAAACTTTTTATGAACTAAATGAAAATGGCGAAAAAATTCATTACGATACGTATAATAAAGCCGTAAAACCAGGAATTTTATACACCAACAACGGTTTTTGGGACACATATAAAACGGTCTATCCATTTTATTCTCTTGTTGCCAAGGAAAAATACGAAGAGATGCTGGAAGGCTTTTTAACGAGTTATGAAGAAACCGGCTTTTTACCAAAATGGTTATCACCAGACGAGCGGGGCTTAATGCCGGGCACCTTAATTGACGCTGTCGTAGCCGATGCTGCTGTCAAAGGTATCCGCAAAGATTTAATGCCCCGTCTTTTAGAAGCTATGAAAAAAGGCGCTACTGTTCAAAGTGACAAATCAAATTATGGCCGCCAAGGAACATTAGACTATCTCAAATACGGCTATGTCCCAAGCAACTATCACGAATCCGTCAACCATACATTAGACTATGCCTATAGCGATTTTTGTATCAGCCAAGTGGCCAAAACTCTAGGCGATGACAAAACAGCGACGTACTATAGCCAGCAAGCGTTAAATTACCAAAATATTTTTGATGAAAAAACTGGCTTTATGCGGGCAAAAGATACTAACGGTGATTTTTGCGCAGATTTTTCTTCGATTCGTTGGGGCAAAGATTATGCCGAAGGGAGCACCTGGCAAAGTAGTTTTGCTGTCTACCAAGATTTCCAAGGATTGATTAACCAAATGGGTGGCAGAAAAGCCTTTATGGAAAAATTAATTGAACTTTGCAACCAAGCACCCGATTTTGATGTCAAAGGCTATGGTTTTGAAATTCATGAGATGAGTGAAATGGCCGCCATTGAGTTTGGCCAATTGGCGATTTCCAATCAACCTAGTTTCCATTATCCGTACCTCTTTAGCTATCTTGGCAAACCAGAAATGGCGCAGCCGTTAATTAAGAGCTTGCTGACAGAATGCTTTACTGCAGCTGTTGATGGTTACCCTGGTGACGAGGATAACGGCAGCATGGCGGGTTGGTATATCTTTAACTCCTTAGGCTTTTATCCTGTTAGTCCGGGAACTGGCGAATACGTCATTGGTATGCCACTGGTGAAAAAAGCTACTTTGAAATTATCCAGTGGGAACACCCTGACAATTAATGCTACACCAAATCATCCGCAACAGCTATTTGTCCAAGAGACAACACGAAATCAAAATCTACAAGAAAAATTATTCTTCACCCATGAGGAATTAGCAGCCGGCGGAAATATCGACTTTAAGCTGGGAATTGTTCCAAATCCAAAAGAACATACCCCAGACAAACTGCCTTTTTCCTTAAGTGCTGCTAAATAG